From a single Kitasatospora sp. NBC_00458 genomic region:
- a CDS encoding formyltransferase family protein yields the protein MNIYMSGQGAFAVQVAEALLDRGHKIVGAAAPRLRKGKSDEGDAMSWDRLRSWAYHRDAPWTDSAELRAVHIPDGVDLIVAAHSHAFLGRHTRARAAVATIGYHPSLLPLHRGRDAVRWTVRDGDRVAGGSVYHLTERTDGGPLAAQEHLIVPPGSTAQSLWRDHLAPLGVRLLLKVVADLAAGRRIEVPQDERLATWEPAMGAPPLFKPELIALPGTTPVDSSRWALYER from the coding sequence ATGAACATCTACATGTCGGGACAAGGGGCCTTCGCGGTGCAGGTCGCGGAAGCCCTGCTGGACAGGGGACACAAGATCGTCGGCGCGGCCGCGCCCCGCCTGCGCAAGGGGAAGTCCGACGAGGGCGACGCGATGTCCTGGGACCGCCTGCGCTCCTGGGCCTACCACCGGGACGCACCGTGGACGGACTCGGCCGAACTGCGCGCCGTACACATCCCGGACGGGGTCGACCTCATCGTCGCCGCACACTCGCACGCCTTCCTCGGCCGGCACACCCGCGCCAGGGCCGCCGTCGCCACCATCGGGTACCACCCCAGCCTGCTGCCGCTGCACCGCGGCCGGGACGCCGTCCGGTGGACCGTCCGCGACGGCGACAGGGTGGCGGGCGGGTCCGTCTACCACCTCACCGAGCGCACCGACGGCGGCCCGCTCGCCGCCCAGGAGCACCTGATCGTGCCCCCGGGCTCGACCGCGCAGAGCCTGTGGCGCGACCACCTGGCGCCGCTCGGCGTGCGGCTCCTCCTGAAGGTGGTCGCCGACCTCGCCGCGGGCCGGCGGATCGAGGTCCCGCAGGACGAGAGGCTGGCGACCTGGGAACCCGCGATGGGGGCGCCGCCGCTGTTCAAGCCCGAGCTGATCGCGCTTCCCGGCACGACGCCGGTCGACAGCAGCAGGTGGGCGCTCTACGAACGGTGA
- a CDS encoding XRE family transcriptional regulator, with the protein MPDAGSVASTLAAKLDRLFDVVRRPDREQYSHEEVARACREATGESFSATYLWQLRTGRRDNPTKRHLEALAQFFQVPPMYFFDDRQSARIAEELALLGALRDAGVRDVALRAVALSPEGLGTISDMIEAIARREAGGR; encoded by the coding sequence GTGCCCGACGCAGGCTCCGTTGCGTCCACGCTCGCGGCGAAGCTGGACCGGCTGTTCGACGTCGTCCGCCGCCCGGACCGTGAACAGTACAGCCACGAGGAGGTGGCCCGGGCCTGCCGGGAGGCGACCGGCGAGAGCTTCTCGGCCACCTACCTCTGGCAGCTCAGGACCGGCCGCCGGGACAACCCGACGAAGCGGCACCTCGAAGCGCTGGCACAGTTCTTCCAGGTACCGCCGATGTACTTCTTCGACGACCGGCAGAGCGCCCGGATCGCCGAGGAACTGGCCCTGCTGGGCGCACTGCGCGACGCGGGCGTACGGGACGTGGCGCTGCGCGCGGTGGCCCTCTCCCCCGAAGGGCTCGGCACGATCAGCGACATGATCGAGGCGATCGCCCGCCGCGAGGCCGGTGGCAGGTAG
- a CDS encoding ParH-like protein, with the protein MGHSGGVDHELWRRCRGIAESIPLPEPFGIAELSESLARLRGRPIELIPLSGPAPSPCGVLISTDRADYIGYAVDTTALHQQHIVLHEVGHLLCGHTGGAGLSTAVSRTLAPALSEELVRRVLGRSVYTDRQEQEAELVASLTLHRVLRRPRPSAFGRLGDGMAQLWHAVGQPRPRGAAWRG; encoded by the coding sequence GTGGGGCATTCGGGTGGGGTCGATCACGAACTCTGGCGTCGATGTCGGGGGATCGCCGAGTCGATACCGCTTCCTGAACCGTTCGGAATCGCGGAGCTGAGCGAATCGCTCGCCCGGCTGCGTGGCAGACCCATCGAGCTGATCCCCCTCTCCGGCCCGGCGCCCTCACCGTGCGGGGTACTGATCAGCACCGACCGGGCCGACTACATCGGCTACGCGGTCGACACCACCGCGCTGCACCAGCAGCACATCGTGCTGCACGAGGTCGGACACCTGCTCTGCGGCCACACGGGCGGCGCGGGGCTGAGCACGGCGGTCTCGCGCACGCTGGCCCCCGCGCTCTCGGAGGAGCTGGTCCGGAGGGTGCTCGGCCGGTCGGTGTACACGGACCGGCAGGAGCAGGAGGCCGAGCTCGTCGCCTCGCTGACGCTGCACCGGGTGCTGCGGCGTCCACGGCCGTCGGCGTTCGGCCGGCTCGGCGACGGGATGGCGCAGTTGTGGCACGCGGTCGGCCAGCCGCGGCCGCGGGGCGCGGCGTGGCGCGGGTGA
- a CDS encoding DUF6545 domain-containing protein, with protein MARVTGLPAPAACLAGAAALWNDWGGRVRARRDHRRLDPLWSAVRAALPEIELVTRDEHSGRAGTHRQDIRFALYRRIIEIRDGQLSLRSHLHPHVPLWVREVAGPTGAEEFAVVLEAAAIAAGLEAARARHHFPAGPGEGFVPHPLVAELREEASWLVKVAAAYTGSPAVAHVRRRVREELARAAVPH; from the coding sequence GTGGCGCGGGTGACCGGGCTCCCGGCTCCGGCGGCCTGCCTGGCCGGTGCGGCGGCACTCTGGAACGACTGGGGCGGACGGGTCCGCGCCCGGCGCGACCACCGCAGGCTGGACCCGCTCTGGTCGGCCGTGCGGGCGGCGCTCCCGGAGATCGAACTCGTCACCCGGGACGAGCACTCCGGACGTGCGGGGACGCACCGGCAGGACATCCGGTTCGCGCTGTACCGGCGGATCATCGAGATCCGGGACGGCCAGCTGTCCCTCCGCTCCCACCTGCACCCCCACGTACCCCTCTGGGTGCGGGAGGTGGCCGGACCGACCGGTGCCGAGGAGTTCGCCGTCGTGCTGGAGGCCGCCGCGATCGCCGCCGGTCTGGAGGCGGCCCGGGCACGGCACCACTTCCCGGCCGGCCCCGGCGAGGGGTTCGTGCCGCACCCGCTGGTGGCCGAGCTCCGCGAGGAGGCGTCCTGGCTGGTCAAGGTGGCCGCCGCCTACACCGGTTCGCCGGCCGTGGCCCATGTCCGGCGGCGGGTGCGGGAGGAACTGGCCAGAGCCGCCGTGCCGCACTGA
- a CDS encoding tetratricopeptide repeat protein — protein MAEHRHHWVRAAGRPDRVDARERLDLPPVLALVSADRRLRGPYTAVGSILRAIVPDALARCPEAVTGHDIEILSTTPELHGLVPATRETLTSLAVPKERTRFYSALRTLRIAHGLVEFLEAYLRASGTGPRALVVEDAHRADPTDGEFLAVLLRRIDPELLTVVVTTGTEPLEHPDGPGREVLPTALAAHCAVLDAPGTGADTGTNPDTPLASIGAAALGRAYIAADGVGDDPDEVAAYLAMPHSERARLHDLRRAELETVGESSLRLGAIAWHAEHGGDPSGAGVATLRHALDHCMDLGFYHAVVDIGARGRQLVTHDGDPTNWWAFTTKMTTSFAALGLAERALPLYDEARALSTSPDVHMQAAYATAMLHTRHFDAGRRDHQLARGWVNQAIAFASWHPDPKEREARVVFNRNGLALIEVHQGRLGAALELLDGCIARLDETLEPHEHTLHRSVLRYNRAQVLAGLRRHAEAVADYTAVIECDPNYSEYHFDRGMLWRDLGRPEEALADYDRAIRLSPPFPEAYFNRADVLAELGDTEAAVADFGYVLQLDPEFADARLNRAALLLESGARQLAWADVRAGLASTPDNPRLLCLKGQLLVADGDNAAAAGAYAEALAADPDCAQAWALIGELRYQEGDLDGAGSNLARAVELSPEPGIRFNLAVVHHDAGRLAEAVRLLDEVVDSTEDVDARLQRARCLIGLDRADTARADLLACLEADPDSAEQVYELMPELSRA, from the coding sequence ATGGCCGAGCACCGTCACCACTGGGTCCGCGCCGCCGGGCGCCCCGACCGCGTCGACGCCCGCGAGCGGCTCGACCTGCCGCCCGTCCTCGCCCTGGTCAGCGCGGACCGCCGTCTGCGCGGGCCCTACACGGCGGTGGGATCGATCCTGCGCGCGATCGTCCCGGACGCGCTCGCGCGCTGTCCCGAGGCCGTCACCGGGCACGACATCGAGATCCTCTCCACCACCCCGGAACTCCACGGCCTGGTGCCCGCCACCCGCGAGACGCTGACCTCGCTGGCCGTCCCCAAGGAGCGCACCAGGTTCTACTCCGCGCTGCGCACCCTGCGGATCGCCCACGGCCTGGTCGAGTTCCTGGAGGCGTACCTGCGCGCGTCCGGGACGGGACCGCGCGCGCTGGTCGTCGAGGACGCCCACCGGGCCGACCCCACCGACGGCGAGTTCCTCGCCGTCCTGCTGCGGCGGATCGATCCCGAGCTGCTCACGGTGGTGGTCACCACCGGCACCGAACCGCTGGAGCACCCCGACGGCCCCGGGCGCGAGGTGCTGCCGACCGCACTCGCCGCCCACTGCGCAGTGCTCGACGCACCGGGCACCGGCGCGGACACGGGGACGAACCCGGACACCCCCCTGGCGTCGATCGGCGCCGCCGCGCTCGGCCGCGCCTACATCGCCGCCGACGGGGTCGGCGACGACCCCGACGAGGTCGCCGCCTACCTGGCCATGCCGCACTCCGAGCGCGCCCGGCTGCACGACCTGCGGCGGGCCGAGCTGGAGACGGTCGGCGAGTCCTCGCTGCGCCTCGGCGCCATCGCCTGGCACGCGGAACACGGCGGCGACCCGTCCGGCGCCGGCGTCGCCACGCTCCGCCACGCCCTCGACCACTGCATGGACCTCGGCTTCTACCACGCCGTCGTGGACATCGGCGCCCGCGGCCGGCAGCTGGTCACCCACGACGGCGACCCGACCAACTGGTGGGCCTTCACCACCAAGATGACCACCTCCTTCGCCGCCCTCGGCCTCGCCGAGCGCGCACTGCCGCTGTACGACGAGGCCCGCGCGCTCAGCACCTCGCCCGACGTCCACATGCAGGCCGCGTACGCCACGGCCATGCTCCACACCCGCCACTTCGACGCCGGCCGGCGCGACCACCAGCTCGCCCGCGGCTGGGTCAACCAGGCCATCGCCTTCGCCAGTTGGCACCCGGACCCGAAGGAGCGGGAGGCGCGCGTCGTGTTCAACCGCAACGGCCTCGCGCTGATCGAGGTCCACCAGGGCCGCCTCGGCGCGGCGCTGGAGCTGCTCGACGGCTGCATCGCACGGCTCGACGAGACCCTGGAGCCGCACGAGCACACGCTGCACCGGTCCGTGCTGCGCTACAACCGCGCGCAGGTGCTCGCGGGCCTGCGCCGCCACGCCGAAGCCGTCGCCGACTACACCGCCGTGATCGAGTGCGACCCCAACTACTCCGAGTACCACTTCGACCGGGGCATGCTCTGGCGCGACCTCGGCCGGCCGGAGGAGGCGCTGGCCGACTACGACCGCGCCATCCGGCTCTCGCCGCCCTTCCCCGAGGCGTACTTCAACCGGGCCGACGTCCTGGCCGAACTCGGCGACACCGAGGCCGCGGTGGCCGACTTCGGGTACGTGCTCCAGCTCGACCCGGAGTTCGCCGACGCCCGCCTCAACCGGGCCGCCCTGCTGCTCGAATCGGGCGCGCGGCAGCTCGCCTGGGCCGACGTCCGGGCCGGTCTCGCGAGCACCCCGGACAACCCCCGGCTGCTCTGCCTGAAGGGTCAGCTGCTGGTCGCGGACGGTGACAACGCGGCGGCCGCCGGGGCCTACGCGGAGGCGCTCGCCGCGGACCCGGACTGCGCCCAGGCCTGGGCGCTGATCGGTGAACTCCGCTACCAGGAAGGAGACCTGGACGGGGCCGGAAGCAACCTGGCGCGCGCCGTCGAGCTCTCCCCGGAGCCCGGCATCCGGTTCAACCTGGCGGTGGTCCACCACGACGCCGGGCGCCTCGCGGAGGCCGTCCGGCTGCTCGACGAGGTGGTCGACTCCACCGAGGACGTGGACGCCCGGCTGCAGCGGGCCCGCTGTCTGATCGGACTCGACCGGGCGGACACCGCCAGGGCCGACCTGCTCGCCTGCCTGGAGGCGGACCCGGACTCCGCCGAGCAGGTGTACGAGCTGATGCCGGAGCTGTCCCGGGCCTGA
- the htpG gene encoding molecular chaperone HtpG, whose protein sequence is MGSTVETLEFQAETRQLLRLVIHSIYSNKDIFLRELISNASDALDKLRLESLIDSGLDADTSDLHIALEVDRDARTLTVRDNGIGMSREDLVELIGTIAKSGTAGLLEKIKETKDAAAAQNLIGQFGVGFYSAFMVADRVTLRTRRAGTDTGTRWESDGEGTYEISEAEGLPVGTSVTLHLKPVDSEDGLADYLAAANIRRIVKQYSDFIRWPIRMAAERAAEPAGETADEDAAATPAVDTLNSMKALWARPRSEVTEAEYHEFYQQISHDWLPPAETVHMRAEGTFEYEALLFIPSQAPFDLFSRDAKRGVQLYVKRVFIMDDCEALMPDYLRFVKGVVDAHDLSLNISREILQQDRQIRGVRRRLVKKVLGAFKGVQTGDAERYAKLWTQYGRVLKEGLIEDTDNTEALLELVSAASTHDAEKSTSLREYVGRMKDGQDAIYYLTGEDRATVENSPHMEAFAAKGFEVLILTDPVDEVWVDRVPAFDGHRLQSIAKGQVDLDDPEDADEDAGAEKARREEEFAALLPWLATALSGQVKQVRLSSRLTTSAACIVGDAHDMTPTLEKMYRAMGQSVPPVQRILELNPAHPLVTALRSAHEANADAPGLAEVAELVYGGALLAEGGDLPDPARFTRLLTERLTRTL, encoded by the coding sequence GTGGGTAGCACTGTCGAGACGCTGGAATTCCAGGCCGAGACACGCCAGTTGCTCCGGTTGGTGATCCACTCGATCTACTCCAACAAGGACATCTTCCTGCGGGAGCTGATCTCGAACGCCTCGGACGCACTGGACAAGCTGCGGCTGGAATCGCTGATCGACTCGGGCCTGGACGCCGACACGTCCGACCTCCACATCGCCCTGGAAGTCGACCGGGACGCCCGCACGCTGACCGTCCGTGACAACGGCATCGGCATGAGCCGCGAGGACCTCGTCGAGCTGATCGGCACGATCGCCAAGTCCGGCACCGCGGGCCTGTTGGAGAAGATCAAGGAGACCAAGGACGCCGCCGCGGCGCAGAACCTGATCGGGCAGTTCGGCGTCGGCTTCTACTCGGCGTTCATGGTCGCCGACCGGGTCACCCTGCGCACCCGGCGGGCCGGCACCGACACGGGCACCCGGTGGGAGTCCGACGGCGAGGGCACGTACGAGATCAGCGAGGCCGAGGGACTGCCCGTGGGCACCTCGGTCACCCTGCACCTCAAGCCGGTCGACAGCGAGGACGGCCTGGCCGACTACCTGGCCGCGGCGAACATCCGCCGGATCGTCAAGCAGTACTCGGACTTCATCCGCTGGCCGATCCGGATGGCCGCCGAGCGCGCCGCCGAGCCCGCCGGGGAGACCGCCGACGAGGACGCCGCCGCGACGCCCGCGGTCGACACGCTCAACTCGATGAAGGCGCTGTGGGCCAGGCCGCGCAGCGAGGTGACCGAGGCCGAGTACCACGAGTTCTACCAGCAGATCAGCCACGACTGGCTCCCGCCGGCCGAGACCGTCCACATGCGCGCCGAGGGCACCTTCGAGTACGAGGCGCTGCTGTTCATCCCGTCGCAGGCGCCGTTCGACCTGTTCTCGCGGGACGCCAAGCGCGGCGTGCAGCTGTACGTCAAGCGCGTGTTCATCATGGACGACTGCGAAGCGCTGATGCCGGACTACCTGCGCTTCGTGAAGGGGGTGGTGGACGCCCACGACCTGTCGCTGAACATCTCCCGCGAGATCCTGCAGCAGGACCGCCAGATCCGCGGCGTGCGCCGGCGACTGGTCAAGAAGGTCCTCGGCGCGTTCAAGGGCGTCCAGACCGGCGACGCCGAGCGCTACGCGAAGCTGTGGACCCAGTACGGCCGGGTGCTGAAGGAGGGCCTGATCGAGGACACCGACAACACGGAGGCCCTGCTGGAGCTCGTGTCGGCGGCCTCCACCCACGACGCCGAGAAGTCCACCTCCCTGCGCGAGTACGTCGGGCGCATGAAGGACGGCCAGGACGCGATCTACTACCTGACCGGCGAGGACCGCGCCACGGTGGAGAACTCGCCCCACATGGAGGCCTTCGCCGCCAAGGGGTTCGAGGTCCTGATCCTGACGGACCCGGTCGACGAGGTGTGGGTCGACCGGGTGCCCGCCTTCGACGGGCACCGCCTGCAGTCCATCGCCAAGGGGCAGGTCGACCTCGACGACCCGGAGGACGCCGACGAGGACGCCGGGGCCGAGAAGGCCAGGCGCGAGGAGGAGTTCGCGGCCCTGCTGCCGTGGCTGGCGACGGCCCTGTCCGGGCAGGTGAAGCAGGTCCGCCTGTCGTCGCGGCTGACGACGTCGGCGGCCTGCATCGTCGGGGACGCCCACGACATGACCCCGACCCTGGAGAAGATGTACCGGGCGATGGGGCAGTCCGTGCCCCCGGTCCAGCGGATCCTGGAGCTCAACCCCGCGCACCCGCTGGTCACCGCGCTGCGCTCGGCGCACGAGGCGAACGCCGACGCGCCCGGGCTGGCCGAGGTCGCCGAGCTGGTGTACGGCGGCGCGCTGCTCGCGGAGGGCGGGGACCTCCCCGACCCGGCCCGCTTCACCAGGCTGCTCACGGAGCGCCTGACCCGCACCCTCTGA
- a CDS encoding M1 family metallopeptidase, translating to MSRSVRLLPALLGCLALTATATGFVPPGRGSGPGPGRPVPADGGPRSAGGAFVLPGTGRYEPDRTPAAASYTVALTGDASGGEWSGHEAVSFTNVSAEPLHEVHLRLWGNAHGGCSKPAVTVTDLVGAAEDAPASGPAPASAPASGPVAGLSADCTVLRVVLPAPLGPGGHHTIGFDLTIRAPELTDSADRFGRHGAYSYFGNALPVLAVRDADGWHLGPYTDTGESFYTLAADFSVVLDHPAGLGVPATGGSTDAPGADGRTVTTATARQVRDFAWAAGPFGTVSGRSGGGTAITVHTTAGIRAADARAMLAVAERAVDAHSRAFGAYPYAELDAVLDGDLWFSGMEYPGFVLDRVNRTALTHEVAHQWWYGIVGDDQYGRPWLDESFSEYATDLALGRDGAGCWSGVAWSSPQERITNGMAYWDEHRDRYGTVVYDYGACALHDLRRLLGADVMEGLLRGYAREHWYGVSSTPAFKAAAQAAAAEDLAPFWAAHRIDG from the coding sequence ATGAGTAGGTCCGTGCGGCTCCTGCCGGCCCTCCTCGGCTGTCTCGCGCTGACCGCCACCGCCACCGGATTCGTGCCGCCCGGACGGGGCTCCGGCCCCGGCCCCGGCCGCCCCGTGCCCGCGGACGGCGGGCCCCGGTCCGCGGGCGGGGCGTTCGTCCTGCCCGGCACCGGGCGGTACGAACCGGACCGGACCCCGGCGGCGGCCTCGTACACGGTCGCGCTGACCGGCGACGCCTCGGGCGGCGAGTGGTCCGGGCACGAGGCGGTGAGCTTCACCAACGTCTCGGCGGAGCCGCTCCACGAGGTCCACCTCAGGCTCTGGGGCAACGCCCACGGGGGCTGCTCGAAGCCGGCCGTCACCGTGACGGACCTGGTCGGAGCCGCGGAGGACGCCCCCGCGTCCGGTCCCGCGCCCGCGTCCGCCCCCGCGTCCGGTCCCGTGGCGGGACTCTCGGCCGACTGCACCGTCCTGCGGGTCGTCCTCCCGGCCCCGCTCGGACCGGGCGGGCACCACACGATCGGCTTCGACCTCACCATCCGGGCGCCCGAACTCACCGACAGCGCGGACCGGTTCGGACGGCACGGCGCGTACAGCTACTTCGGCAACGCGCTGCCCGTGCTCGCGGTGCGGGACGCCGACGGCTGGCACCTCGGCCCGTACACCGACACCGGGGAGTCCTTCTACACCCTGGCCGCCGACTTCTCCGTCGTGCTGGACCACCCGGCCGGCCTGGGCGTCCCCGCCACCGGCGGCTCGACCGACGCCCCGGGCGCCGACGGCCGGACCGTCACCACGGCGACCGCCCGGCAGGTGCGCGACTTCGCGTGGGCCGCCGGGCCGTTCGGCACCGTCTCCGGCCGCTCCGGGGGCGGCACCGCGATCACCGTCCACACGACGGCCGGTATCAGGGCGGCGGACGCGCGGGCGATGCTCGCCGTGGCGGAGCGCGCGGTGGACGCGCACTCCCGTGCGTTCGGCGCCTACCCGTACGCCGAACTGGACGCCGTCCTGGACGGCGACCTCTGGTTCAGCGGCATGGAGTACCCGGGGTTCGTCCTGGACCGGGTGAACCGGACCGCGCTCACCCACGAGGTCGCCCACCAGTGGTGGTACGGCATCGTCGGCGACGACCAGTACGGCCGGCCCTGGCTGGACGAGTCGTTCTCCGAGTACGCCACCGACCTCGCCCTCGGCCGGGACGGTGCGGGCTGCTGGAGCGGTGTCGCGTGGTCCTCGCCGCAGGAGCGGATCACCAACGGCATGGCGTACTGGGACGAGCACCGGGACCGGTACGGGACGGTCGTCTACGACTACGGGGCGTGCGCGCTGCACGACCTGCGCAGGCTGCTGGGCGCTGACGTGATGGAGGGCCTGCTCCGCGGCTACGCGCGCGAGCACTGGTACGGCGTGAGCAGCACCCCCGCCTTCAAGGCCGCGGCCCAGGCGGCCGCGGCCGAGGACCTGGCGCCGTTCTGGGCCGCCCACCGCATCGACGGCTGA
- a CDS encoding nucleoside 2-deoxyribosyltransferase: MTVTPPDDSRPAPGIRSIFLAGPFIQLLDPETGEMPADARAPFDVLIKHFEAQGLSVHNAHRREAWGAELMRPEQCTRLDQDEIRKADVFVALPGHPASPGTHIEIGWASAFDKPIVLLLERGREYTFLVQGLHTVASVEYVVHTDIAASLPAVDRAVERAVLRQREGLGRR, translated from the coding sequence ATGACCGTCACGCCGCCCGACGACTCCCGCCCCGCCCCGGGCATCCGTTCGATCTTCCTCGCCGGCCCCTTCATCCAGCTCCTGGACCCGGAGACCGGCGAGATGCCGGCCGACGCCCGGGCCCCGTTCGACGTCCTGATCAAGCACTTCGAGGCGCAGGGCCTCTCCGTCCACAACGCCCACCGCCGGGAGGCGTGGGGCGCGGAGCTGATGCGGCCCGAGCAGTGCACCCGGCTCGACCAGGACGAGATCCGCAAGGCCGACGTCTTCGTCGCCCTGCCGGGCCACCCGGCCTCCCCGGGCACCCACATCGAGATCGGCTGGGCCAGCGCCTTCGACAAGCCGATCGTCCTGCTGCTGGAACGCGGCCGGGAGTACACCTTCCTGGTGCAGGGCCTGCACACGGTGGCCTCGGTGGAGTACGTGGTGCACACGGACATCGCCGCCAGCCTGCCGGCGGTGGACCGGGCGGTGGAGCGGGCGGTGCTGCGGCAGCGGGAGGGCCTGGGCCGCCGGTGA
- a CDS encoding class I SAM-dependent methyltransferase produces MESQTKPAIELIEQNGEVTLSIGGEQAMQAWERELMWASADMLCEYGRDFYEVGLGLGLSALRIAGNPATRSHTVLELFDEVEDLFRARHPELPGNLAIERGNFFERVFELPSESIDGMFFDPALDMDVWTDAELWARTMPEVVRVLRPGGVFIPFFSTKPELRWQYLPHFRTIRVERHPFVAYDTTEYTHGGTTGDAFIQCFRKD; encoded by the coding sequence ATGGAGAGCCAGACCAAGCCGGCCATCGAACTGATCGAGCAGAACGGCGAGGTGACCCTCAGCATCGGCGGCGAGCAGGCCATGCAGGCCTGGGAGCGCGAGCTGATGTGGGCCAGCGCCGACATGCTCTGCGAGTACGGCCGGGACTTCTACGAGGTGGGGCTGGGCCTCGGCCTGTCCGCGCTGCGCATCGCCGGGAACCCGGCGACCCGCAGCCACACCGTGCTGGAACTCTTCGACGAGGTCGAGGACCTGTTCCGGGCCCGGCACCCCGAGCTGCCCGGCAACCTCGCCATCGAGCGCGGCAACTTCTTCGAGCGGGTCTTCGAGCTGCCGTCCGAGAGCATCGACGGGATGTTCTTCGACCCGGCCCTCGACATGGACGTCTGGACGGACGCCGAGCTGTGGGCCAGGACCATGCCGGAGGTCGTCCGGGTGCTGCGCCCCGGCGGTGTCTTCATCCCGTTCTTCAGCACCAAGCCGGAGCTGCGCTGGCAGTACCTGCCGCACTTCCGCACGATCCGGGTCGAGCGGCACCCGTTCGTCGCGTACGACACCACGGAGTACACCCACGGCGGCACCACCGGTGACGCCTTCATCCAGTGCTTCCGCAAGGACTGA
- a CDS encoding MFS transporter, which yields MTSGLPRRFLDLLTRPRVAGAAWWSVVSRLPVYLMSLAIVLTVREQGGSYAQAGLVAALYTLGMALGSPLIARRLDRRGRSAVLTVTAVAYPAALAVLVWATRPGGWEQPAAAVVAGVVLPPANACMRSLWARLPLREEERETAYLWEALLTEVLVIGAPLMLAALMLVGSAGLALTTVAVLGGLGTLGLAHTRLPPGTEGGGGADPDGAGPEAPKEPRQLLGPLREPALLALAGIMAVSAVPVGLLTLAIPAFVAEHGAPGGAGLVYACWGIGSALGALWLGRSQSRVAPQVRFPRLLLAYALGTGLTLLAGSQAGLAVALAVGSAPIALVSASEMTLVSGIADGRSLAEAFTWASLATVLGDALGQQVGGLLMDPLGPRAVFAVATCTALAAAGTAFACRGLLTRRSAPVVECAA from the coding sequence GTGACCAGCGGCCTGCCCCGTCGCTTCCTCGACCTGCTCACCCGCCCGCGGGTGGCCGGGGCGGCCTGGTGGAGCGTCGTCTCCAGGCTCCCGGTCTACCTGATGTCACTGGCCATCGTGCTGACCGTCCGTGAGCAGGGCGGCAGTTACGCGCAGGCCGGTCTGGTCGCGGCGCTGTACACCCTGGGGATGGCCCTCGGCAGCCCGCTGATCGCCCGCCGCCTCGACCGCCGCGGCCGGTCGGCGGTGCTGACCGTGACGGCCGTCGCCTACCCGGCGGCACTCGCCGTCCTGGTGTGGGCGACCCGCCCGGGCGGCTGGGAGCAGCCGGCGGCCGCGGTCGTCGCCGGGGTGGTACTGCCGCCCGCGAACGCCTGCATGCGCTCGCTCTGGGCCCGGCTGCCGCTCCGCGAGGAGGAGCGCGAGACGGCCTACCTCTGGGAGGCCCTGCTCACCGAGGTCCTGGTGATCGGGGCGCCGCTGATGCTGGCGGCGCTGATGCTGGTCGGCTCGGCGGGCCTGGCCCTGACGACGGTCGCGGTCCTGGGCGGGCTGGGCACGCTCGGCCTCGCGCACACCCGTCTGCCGCCGGGCACCGAGGGCGGCGGCGGCGCCGATCCGGACGGCGCCGGCCCCGAGGCCCCGAAGGAGCCGCGGCAGCTGCTGGGCCCGCTGCGGGAACCGGCCCTGCTGGCGCTGGCCGGCATCATGGCCGTCTCCGCGGTGCCCGTCGGACTGCTGACCCTGGCGATCCCGGCCTTCGTCGCCGAGCACGGTGCCCCGGGCGGCGCCGGTCTGGTGTACGCGTGCTGGGGGATCGGCAGTGCGCTGGGCGCCCTCTGGCTGGGCCGGTCGCAGTCCCGGGTGGCCCCCCAGGTGCGCTTCCCCCGCCTGCTGCTGGCCTATGCGCTCGGGACCGGGCTGACACTGCTCGCCGGTTCCCAGGCGGGACTGGCGGTGGCGCTCGCGGTGGGCAGCGCGCCCATCGCCCTGGTCTCCGCCAGCGAGATGACCCTGGTGAGCGGCATCGCCGACGGGCGGTCACTGGCGGAGGCGTTCACCTGGGCGTCGCTGGCCACCGTCCTGGGCGACGCGCTGGGACAGCAGGTCGGCGGGCTGCTGATGGACCCGCTCGGGCCGAGGGCGGTGTTCGCCGTGGCCACCTGCACCGCCCTGGCCGCGGCCGGAACCGCCTTCGCCTGCCGGGGACTGCTGACCCGGCGGTCGGCGCCGGTGGTGGAGTGCGCGGCGTGA